One Brachybacterium kimchii genomic window carries:
- the sigK gene encoding ECF RNA polymerase sigma factor SigK produces MTTPEEEPAPAATASADVLRGLLLAVAGGDAEAFPRLYDSTSARVFGLVLRVLRDRAQSEEVTQEVYLEVFRRASSFDPSRGSALAWILTMAHRRAVDRVRASQSQSDRDVAYESRSSTEQPDPTSETALDGIEASHVRGALSQLSDRQSEAIRLAYLDGLTQSQVAERLSIPLGTAKTRIRDGLLALRRIMSTEHTREEER; encoded by the coding sequence ATGACGACGCCCGAGGAGGAGCCCGCCCCCGCGGCGACGGCATCCGCGGACGTCCTGCGCGGACTCCTGCTCGCGGTCGCCGGAGGCGATGCCGAGGCCTTCCCCCGGCTCTACGACTCCACGAGCGCGCGCGTGTTCGGCCTCGTGCTGAGGGTGCTGAGGGACCGGGCGCAGTCCGAGGAGGTCACCCAGGAGGTGTACCTCGAGGTGTTCCGCCGGGCATCGTCCTTCGACCCGTCTAGGGGATCGGCCCTGGCCTGGATCCTCACCATGGCCCACCGCCGCGCGGTGGACAGGGTGCGCGCGTCACAGTCGCAATCCGATCGCGATGTCGCCTACGAATCACGATCGTCGACGGAGCAGCCCGACCCGACCAGCGAGACGGCTCTGGACGGCATCGAGGCGAGCCACGTGCGCGGCGCGCTCTCGCAGCTGTCGGACAGACAGAGCGAGGCGATCCGTCTGGCCTATCTCGACGGACTCACGCAGTCGCAGGTCGCCGAGCGGCTGAGCATCCCGCTGGGGACGGCGAAGACGCGCATCAGGGACGGCCTGCTGGCCCTGCGCCGGATCATGAGCACGGAGCACACGAGGGAGGAGGAGAGATGA
- a CDS encoding YcnI family protein, with amino-acid sequence MTANTARRLPFRAALGLAAAGLAFAVPAAAQAHVTASAADTTAGAYTVVTFSVPHGCDGSATTKVAIDLPEGVDEVTPTRNPYYDVTTKREKLADPETDADGNEVTERDAQVVYTAKTPLPDGERDSFELSLQIPEDAAGTTLTFPTTQTCEKGETAWTQVPKKGQSEDDLESPAPSVSVAASDESSTATAVAQPQAALDGTTTALVVTSLVIGALGLLCGAAALITVRRRR; translated from the coding sequence ATGACTGCGAACACCGCACGCCGACTCCCCTTCCGCGCAGCTCTCGGCCTCGCCGCCGCAGGGCTCGCCTTCGCCGTGCCCGCGGCCGCGCAGGCGCACGTGACCGCGAGCGCCGCGGACACGACCGCCGGCGCGTACACCGTGGTCACCTTCAGCGTTCCGCACGGCTGCGACGGCTCGGCCACCACGAAGGTCGCCATCGATCTGCCCGAGGGGGTCGACGAGGTCACGCCCACGCGCAACCCCTACTACGACGTCACGACGAAGCGCGAGAAGCTCGCCGATCCCGAGACCGACGCCGACGGCAACGAGGTCACCGAGCGCGACGCCCAGGTCGTGTACACGGCGAAGACCCCGCTGCCCGACGGCGAGCGCGACAGCTTCGAGCTCTCCCTGCAGATCCCCGAGGACGCCGCGGGCACCACGCTCACCTTCCCCACCACCCAGACCTGCGAGAAGGGCGAGACCGCGTGGACGCAGGTGCCGAAGAAGGGGCAGAGCGAGGACGACCTCGAGTCCCCGGCGCCCTCCGTCTCCGTCGCGGCCTCCGATGAGTCCTCCACCGCGACCGCCGTCGCCCAGCCCCAGGCGGCGCTCGACGGGACGACCACCGCGCTCGTCGTCACCAGCCTCGTGATCGGCGCGCTCGGGCTGCTGTGCGGCGCGGCGGCGCTGATCACCGTGCGCAGGAGGCGCTGA
- a CDS encoding DUF5134 domain-containing protein, producing MHGTIGAVALSIVFAALGVHALARAVRHRDRPVDLVGDLLHVLMCVVMVAMSWSWWNALPALPQIILFAVATAWFALLALLQLAEGRTDASVHGPLHQGQHAVMMLAMVWMVVTMSADPGSSTHSMTMLPTGAGLLGVAFTGALAVSGLLQLAEAHESPGPRAGLRMMAAMDLAMALACWLMLLH from the coding sequence ATGCACGGGACGATCGGCGCGGTGGCGCTCAGCATCGTGTTCGCCGCGCTCGGCGTCCATGCGCTCGCGCGCGCGGTGCGCCATCGCGACCGGCCCGTCGACCTCGTGGGCGACCTCCTGCACGTGCTCATGTGCGTCGTCATGGTCGCCATGTCCTGGTCCTGGTGGAACGCGCTCCCGGCGCTCCCTCAGATCATCCTGTTCGCCGTCGCGACCGCGTGGTTCGCCCTGCTCGCCCTGCTGCAGCTCGCAGAGGGCCGCACGGACGCGAGCGTCCACGGCCCGCTGCACCAGGGCCAGCACGCGGTGATGATGCTGGCGATGGTCTGGATGGTGGTGACCATGTCGGCCGATCCCGGCTCGAGCACCCACTCGATGACCATGCTGCCGACCGGCGCGGGCCTGCTGGGCGTGGCCTTCACGGGCGCGCTGGCGGTCTCCGGCCTGCTGCAGCTGGCGGAGGCGCACGAGTCGCCCGGCCCGCGCGCGGGCCTGCGGATGATGGCAGCGATGGACCTCGCCATGGCCCTGGCCTGCTGGCTCATGTTGCTGCACTGA
- a CDS encoding anti-sigma factor, with amino-acid sequence MSETGAAPRAGGHEELESLVASYALDALDPSRSAEVEAHLATCPQCRDLADSLRETTVGLSEGLETPPPAALRDRILEAVSAESDAAPATPTMDEEPTAPEESEDATPRRRPRRRAVLAGGFALAASALVATGLVVARPWRSQEEKDIDEVLAADDAREYTTTWRSARITAVRSPSLGSAVLKVEDLPAAPSGKDYQAWTMESEGPVSAGLVHPDDDGDSRTLLSAGSAEGAAISLEPAGGSEQPTTVLAALDYS; translated from the coding sequence ATGAGCGAGACCGGCGCAGCACCGCGCGCGGGCGGACACGAGGAGCTCGAGTCGCTCGTGGCCTCCTACGCGCTCGACGCCCTCGACCCCTCCCGGAGCGCGGAGGTCGAGGCCCACCTGGCCACGTGCCCGCAGTGCCGTGACCTCGCGGACTCCCTGCGCGAGACGACTGTCGGCCTCTCCGAGGGGCTCGAGACGCCCCCTCCCGCCGCGCTGCGCGACCGGATCCTGGAGGCCGTGAGCGCCGAGTCGGATGCGGCGCCCGCGACGCCCACGATGGACGAGGAGCCCACAGCGCCCGAGGAGTCCGAGGACGCCACGCCCCGGCGCCGGCCGAGGCGCCGCGCCGTCCTCGCCGGAGGGTTCGCCCTCGCCGCGAGCGCGCTGGTCGCGACCGGCCTCGTCGTCGCACGCCCCTGGCGCTCGCAGGAGGAGAAGGACATCGACGAGGTGCTCGCGGCGGACGATGCCCGGGAGTACACGACGACGTGGCGCTCGGCGCGGATCACGGCGGTGCGCTCGCCCTCCCTGGGCTCTGCGGTGCTGAAGGTCGAGGACCTCCCCGCCGCTCCGTCGGGCAAGGACTACCAGGCATGGACCATGGAGTCCGAGGGCCCCGTGAGCGCAGGGCTGGTCCACCCCGACGATGACGGCGACTCCCGCACACTGCTGTCCGCGGGGTCTGCCGAGGGAGCCGCCATCAGCCTCGAGCCCGCCGGGGGTTCGGAGCAGCCGACGACCGTCCTGGCCGCGCTCGACTACTCCTGA
- a CDS encoding copper resistance CopC/CopD family protein: protein MTHLRIPALRVLLGSILGLLLMLGGAAPALAHAQLESSSPADGTVLEHAPASATLTFDEHVRPIDGETRLTRPDGTSTTLEAHSRDDDVLAALPSDLPDGSYVLTYRVVSADGHPVTGTLDFSVGAPSTIPAAPSAGSDTGADAGAGTDTAAHEEPGAGAATLVPVLTVAEYLSLLVMAGMLLCSVLVARGAAARAVMASGRATRALRGLALVAAAAAVLLVPVTAAEAAGWTRMGAGLSAPPVVGAGAVVLGAALVIGAGGARRPALSVPGALLAMVAPVLVGHSASIAPRPLMLVADVAHLLAGAVWSGGLLAAIAMLTVLHRHSAAAEGVAVVRRFSLVALVSVLVLAASGTTMAVLILDTPSALVTSAWGRTLLVKLVVVAVAVGLAAWNRTRLLPAIASADAPWERLLRIMRREAALLLGVLAVTGLLVNLSPHVHSMESMSGTESAQVDAPVAPATSGAA, encoded by the coding sequence GTGACGCACCTCCGGATCCCTGCACTGCGGGTGCTGCTCGGGAGCATCCTCGGCCTGCTGCTGATGCTCGGCGGAGCGGCTCCCGCGCTCGCCCACGCGCAGCTGGAGTCGAGCAGCCCCGCCGACGGGACCGTCCTCGAGCACGCCCCCGCCTCGGCGACCCTCACCTTCGACGAGCACGTGCGGCCGATCGACGGAGAGACCCGCCTGACCCGCCCCGACGGCACCTCCACGACCCTCGAGGCGCACTCGCGCGACGACGACGTGCTCGCCGCGCTGCCCTCGGACCTCCCCGACGGCAGCTACGTGCTCACCTATCGGGTGGTCTCGGCCGACGGGCATCCGGTGACGGGGACCCTCGACTTCTCCGTCGGCGCCCCCTCCACGATCCCTGCCGCGCCGTCCGCCGGCTCCGACACCGGTGCCGACGCCGGCGCCGGCACCGATACCGCGGCGCACGAGGAACCGGGCGCGGGGGCGGCCACGCTGGTCCCGGTCCTCACCGTGGCCGAGTACCTCTCGCTGCTGGTGATGGCGGGCATGCTGCTGTGCTCCGTGCTCGTGGCGCGCGGCGCGGCGGCCCGGGCCGTGATGGCCTCGGGTCGGGCGACGAGGGCCCTGCGGGGGCTCGCGCTGGTGGCCGCCGCGGCGGCCGTCCTCCTCGTCCCCGTGACCGCCGCCGAGGCCGCCGGCTGGACGCGCATGGGCGCGGGGCTCTCCGCCCCGCCCGTCGTCGGAGCCGGCGCCGTGGTCCTCGGGGCCGCCCTGGTGATCGGGGCGGGCGGGGCGCGCAGGCCCGCGCTCTCCGTGCCGGGCGCGCTGCTGGCCATGGTCGCCCCGGTGCTCGTCGGCCATTCTGCGTCCATCGCGCCGCGTCCCCTGATGCTCGTCGCCGATGTCGCCCACCTGCTCGCGGGCGCCGTGTGGTCGGGCGGGCTGCTCGCGGCGATCGCGATGCTCACGGTGCTGCACCGGCACTCGGCGGCCGCGGAGGGCGTGGCCGTGGTGCGGCGGTTCTCCCTCGTGGCGCTGGTCAGCGTGCTGGTGCTCGCAGCCAGCGGCACCACGATGGCGGTGCTGATCCTGGACACACCGTCGGCGCTGGTGACCTCGGCGTGGGGTCGCACGCTGCTCGTCAAGCTCGTGGTCGTCGCCGTCGCGGTGGGGCTGGCGGCGTGGAACCGCACCCGCCTGCTGCCGGCGATCGCCTCGGCCGACGCCCCCTGGGAGCGCCTGCTGCGGATCATGCGGCGCGAGGCCGCGCTGCTGCTGGGGGTGCTGGCCGTCACCGGCCTGCTCGTGAACCTCAGCCCCCACGTGCACTCGATGGAATCGATGAGCGGCACGGAGTCCGCCCAGGTCGACGCGCCGGTCGCACCGGCGACGTCCGGGGCCGCGTGA